CACTGACCGCGACCCCTGTCTCTCCCCATCCCGGCACGGCCGCCGCAGAGGAAGGATTTCCCCAGCAACAGCTTCtacgtggtggtggtggtgaagaCGGAGGACGAGGTGTGCGGGGGACCTCTGCCCTACTACCCCCTCTCCAAAAACGCCTCCCCAGGTACCCCgggggggacacgaggggtCTGTGCCGCCCCGGGTGGGTTCTTGGGTTGAGGCGAGGAGCTGAGCCCCCGCGCCTGCCTTCTTCCAGAGGAGCCCATGGATCAACAAAACCGGCAGAagatgctggaggtgatggtGTCCCCCGCCATAACCTGTAAGGAGGGGATGTTTGGCGGTGGGGGGGGTGGTGCTGGGCTCCTCAGGGGACCCCACAGCAggtccccagagctgctgccctcCCTGAGGGCTTGTCCTGGCTCTGCGCAGCCGAGGCGTACATGGGCAGCGTGCTCTTCTGCCTGGgcatcttcctctccttctaCATCCTCACGCTGCTCATCGCCTGCTGGGAGAGCTGCCGGTGAGTGCCCGGCCACCCTGTCCCCTCCGAGCCACTGGGTGCTGTGCcatcctgtcccctgtctcCAGCATACGGTCCCGGTGCGGTGGGGACCCTGGCACGGCGCGGCTGACGGCCACGTCCCTTGCAGGCAGCAGAAGAAGAAGGGGCTCCTGGCAGCCATGGACTCACCCAGCCTGGACACGGGTGAGGGGCTGGTGGCACCGGTGGGCTCTTCGTGGGGGATTCTGGCTTGTTTCACCCCCTGGAGCCCGTGGTGAAGCCCTCGGTTTGGCAGGAGCTCCCTGCTGTCCCCCCGAGCCCCACGTGCCCCCCAGCTCCCCGGGGACAGACCCTGGTGGTGGGGGACAGAGGTGTCctggggctgcgggggggcTTGGCTGTCTCACCccatctgtctctctcttctctcttcccatgGCTTCCCGGGGACCCAGCATCCCTCCTGGGTAGGTGCTAGCGCCCGCTCTGTCCTTGGCTGCGGCCACGCTCCCCTGGCGGAGCCATGGGCGCTGCTCGGTGCCGAACGGCCGGGGTTGGCTGACGGAGACCCCCTTGTCCTGCAGGGCACGCCCGCAGCATCCCCGACTCCTTCCTGAGCCACAGCCCCTACGAGAGCTACGGTTACGGCTCCTTTGGTGAGTGCCACGCCTGCCCACACCTCGCTGCCCATCAGCGGACAGCTGTGCCCACATCTGTCCATCCTTGCAGGGAACGGCTCCTCCAGCAGCGCCGAGGGCGTCACGGACAGCGTGGGCTCCACGGAGAGCTCCTATGGTTACGCAGGTAAGTCCTGGGGCGGTTGTCGGTGCGGCAGCAGCCGCGCCGAGCTGGCGTGCCCAGGCAGTGCCGGTAGCACCttggctctgcttttcctggcGCCCCGAGTTGCCAACCCCTCCGTGCACACGGGATGTCCGTCAGGATGGCCACGTCCCCCGCTGCGACTCGTCACCGCTTCTGCTTCAGTAACTCTCGCTTTCCTTTGAAGGGCAGGAGCAGTTCAAGCGGCGCGTGGCGCCCGCCCCGATGAGGCCGCTGGGCATTGCCATGGGTAGATGCTGGTACTGGGCAGGGACAGGCCAATCAACCCAGAATCTGTCCCGCCCCAAGCTTTCGCTGAGCATCCCTGCGTCCCTTCCCTCCCTCGGAGCGAGGGCAGCCCCCCGGCACGGGAGGACATCGTCCTGGCCCCTCGCTGTCCCAGCCCAGCGGCGGCATGGGGTGATGCTTGCCCTCCCGGTGCCCATCCCCAGCGCAGAGCCTGTCCCCGATGGGAGGTGGCGAAAGGGCAGCCGAGCGGTTAATTGGGGGTGATTGGGGTCCCCGCATGGAGCGGGTCTGGCCGGCGGCTCTGCTGACAGCCCTGGCTCGGCTGCAGGGCAGCGGTCACTGGAGAACGTGGCTGGTCGGCCGCGCCTGGACTCGCTCAGCTCCGTCGAGGAGGACGACTACGACACGCTGGCCGACATCGACTATGACAAGAATGTCATCCGCACCAAGGTGGGTCCCACCCCGTGGCCCTTGTCTCCCCTACTGCTCCCCGCGGCCGGGGCGAGCCCCCACCTGCCTCTCCTTCCAGCAATACCTCTGCGTGGCCGACCTGGCCCGCAAGGACAAGCGGGTGCTGCGCAAGAAGTACCAGATCTACTTCTGGTGAGTGGAGGGcattggggatggggggaatCGAGCAGCGTCCCAGCCCCCTGACACCCCCCGGCCTCTCCCAGGAACATCGCCACCATCGCTGTCTTCTACGCCCTCCCGGTCATCCAGCTCGTCATCACCTATCAAACAGTAAGAGTGACTCTGGTGGCAGGAAACTGGTGTCCTAAGAATGCCGGGGGCTGCAGCGCCcggctgggatggggacataAGGGTGTCCCCCCTTgctcccatccctccatctcctGCGCACACAGGTTGTCAACGTCACCGGCAACCAGGACATCTGCTACTACAACTTTCTGTGTGCCCACCCGCTGGGCAACATCAGGTGGGTTCAGGGGGATGATGGGTGTCTGGGGGTCCCCACGGCTGGGACGAGGCTGCAgcggggtgctggggagggcaAGGGCTCTGCAGCACCTACAGTCCATGTTGCCCCCACCCCACAGCGCCTTCAACAACATCCTCAGCAACCTGGGCTACGTCCTGCTGGGTCTGCTCTTCCTGCTCATCATCCTGCAGCGGGAGATCAACTACAACCGCGCGCTGTTGCGCAACGATGCCCACGCGCTGGTGAGGGATGGGCTGCATGCCCGGGGAGGGGTCTCAcccacccaggacccctccaACTTCCCTTCCTCCTCGCAGGAGTGCGGCATCCCCAAGCACTTCGGGCTCTTCTACGCCATGGGCACTGCCCTCATGATGGAGGGGCTGCTCAGTGCCTGCTACCACGTCTGTCCCAACTACACCAACTTCCAGTTTGGTGAGTGCCCCCCTGATCCCCTGCCACCCTCCCCAGGGCCACCCGCGTCCCGCTGACCGCTCTCCCCCCCGCAGACACCTCCTTCATGTACATGATCGCGGGGCTCTGCATGCTGAAGCTCTACCAGAAGCGTCACCCAGACATCAATGCCAGCGCCTACAGCGCCTACGCCTGCCTGGCCCTCGTCATCTTCTTCTCCGTCGTCGGCGTGGTGAGTACGGTGGGTGCCGGCAGAGGGGGGGGCGGCTGGTTTTGACTCCCTGCCCACCATCCTGCTCGCCGCGCAGGTCTTTGGCAAAGGGAACACGGCCTTCTGGATCATCTTCTCCATTATCCACATCTTGGCCACGCTGCTGCTGAGCACCCAGCTCTACTACATGGGGCGCTGGAAGCTGGGTGAGGCGGGGGCACCCCCATAagtggggtgggtggggggcACCGCGGTGTCCCATGGGTCGGTGGCAGCGTGGTGTCCCATGGGCGGGGAGAGCATGGTGGCTTATGCATGGGGACAGCACAGTAGCCTGTGGGTAGGGGACATCGCGGTGTCCCATGGGTGCAGACAGCATGATGTCCCATGAGTTGGTGGCAGTGTGGTGTCCCATGGGTGGGGAGAACATGGTGTCCTGTGGCTCAGTGGCAGCGTGGTATCCCGTGGGTGGGGAGAACCTGGTGTCCTGTGGGTGAGGGACATTGCGGTGTCCCATGGGTGGGGACAGCACAGTGTCCTGTGGGTGAGGGACATTGCGGTGTCCCATGGGTGGGGACAGCACAGTGTCCTGTGGGTGAGGGACATTGCGGTGTCCCATGGGTGCAGACAGCACGATGTCCCATGGGTTGGTGGCAATGTGGtatcccatgggcagggagagcaTAGTGTTCCATGCATGGGGACATCGTGGTGTCCTGTGGGTGGGGACAGTGCGGTGGCCCCACGAGACACGGCCTCTCCTCATGCCGCAGACTCGGGCATCCTGCGCCGCATCCTGCACGTGCTGTACACGGACTGCGTGCGGCAGTGCAGCGGGCCCATGTACGTGGTGAGTGCTGGCACCGGGGGTCCCGGCTCTTTGGAGACCCCCGTCcgcccctcacagcccccctcGCCCTTTGCAGGACCGAATGGTGCTCCTGGTCATGGGAAACATCATCAACTGGTCGCTGTAAGTGCTTCTCCCAGCTCAGCGCTCCCCGGTCGCCCCAAAGCCGGGGCTGGGCTGAGGACGGCCAGCTCGTGACGGCTGTGGGCAGCAGCCCCCGTGTCCCTCTGTGCTGGCTGATCTGGGGCTGCTGGCATGCCGGGAGGATGGTGGGGCACACGGATTGGGAACCCACAGCccgtccctgtgtccccagcgCTGCCTACGGCCTCATCGTGCGCCCCAATGACTTCGCTTCCTACCTGCTGGCCATCGGCATCTGCAACCTCCTCCTCTACTTCGCCTTCTACATCATCATGAAGGTGCGAGCCGGGTGCTCCGGGCAGGGTGGGGATGGGCATCCGTGCCCGCTCCCACCCGCACGGTGACACTGGCCTCTCCCCCAGCTCCGCAGCGGCGAGCGCATCCAGCTCATCCCCCTGCTCTGCATCATCGGCACCTCGGTAGTCTGGGGCTTCGcgctcttcttcttcttccaggGGCTCAGCACTTGGCAGGTGagcgggcgggcggcgcggtGGGCACAGGGCGGGTACGGTGGGGCACGATGCGGTGGCTACAGCCAGAGCGGTGACTGCTGGCCCTGTCCTGGCAGAAAACACCGGCCGAGTCCCGGGAGCACAACCGCGACTGCATCCTGCTCGACTTCTTTGATGACCACGATATCTGGCACTTTCTCTCTTCTATTGCCATGTTCGGCTCCTTCCTGGTAGGTGCTGGCACAGCATCCCACTGCCCTGGCCACCACCCTGGCTCACCGCAGAGCCCCTGGCTACCCTGGGGCTACCTCAGCTCACTGCGGAGCCCCTGCCTGCTGCCGTGGCTGCTATCGATCACCACAGAGTCCCTGGCCACCTCGGTTCACTGCTAGGCACCTGACCATTGTCCCTGGCCACCCCAGCTCAACATGCAGCCCCCGGCCACCCCAGCTCGCAGTGGAGACCCCGCTCTCTGCCCTGGCCACCCCAGCTCACCATGGAGCCCTGGCCACCTTGGCTCACCATGAAGCCCATGCCCATTGCCCCTGGCCACCTTGGCTCACCATGAAGCTCATGCCCATTGCCCCTGGCCACCTTGGCTCACCACGAAGCCCATGCCCATTGCCCCTGGCCACCTTGGCTCACCATGAAGCCCATGCCCATTGCCCCTGGCCACCTTGGCTCACCACGAAGCCCATGCCCATTGCCCCTGGCCACCTTGGCTCTCCACAAAGCCTCTGGCCACCCCGTCTCCCCACAAAGCCCGTGGCCaccctgtcccccccccaggTCACCGCAGCCCCACTCCCTTCACTCCGCAGGTGCTGCTGACGCTGGACGACGACCTGGACTGCGTCCAGCGGGACAAGATCTACGTCTTCTAGGAGCCCGCGGCCTCCCGCTGCCCTGAGACCGTGCCAAACGgccgcccgcagcccccgggACGGGGGGGACCCTGCGGGGCGAGGGTTTCCCCTGGGGAGGGAAGCCACCAGGCGCTCCGTCCCCCTCCCCACTCAGCCtgggggtcccggtgccccccatCTCTGCCGGCCAGGTCCCTCCCTGGCGCTGCGTGCCTGTCGTAGCCAaaaatggggctgggggggctgccAGGGGGCATCGTCCCCCAGGGTTACCCGTCCTTGGTGGGGACACTGGAAAAGGTGCTGCTGCTCCGCGGCGGCGGGGCGAGCGCTGTGCCAGCAGCCCCGTGCCCCCCAGCACGAGGGTGGGGGTCTCTCTTCAGTGCCTGAGTCCTGTGGGGGGGAGGCGGGGGTGCCCGGGGTGGGGGTGGCAGAGAGGCCCCGCTCGCATCTCCTTGTGTCCCTGGGGGGGTTCGGGGGCCGCGTGCCCCACTCGTCGCTTCCCCCTTACCCCGGCGCTGCCCTGCGCTGGGAAGGGACTCGCATTAAAGTGTCTGCACTTTGCTCCTGTGtgggcagcggggctgggggggggtaGGGGTGCCCGGGGAGGCCCCCACGGCACGGGCAGACGGGGGCCCAGGGCTCCCCACGGCCTCCCAGCACGATGCTCAGGGTGCTGCCAGCCTTGTTGGgagccccactgcagccccatagcagccccaTAGCACTGCTGGGAGCCCCACAGCCTTGATGGGAGCCCCACAGCAACTCTGCAGCCCCATAGTAGCCCCATAGCCCTGCCTGGGAGCCCCACAGCAACCCTgcagccccatagcagccccaTAGCCCTGCTGggagccccacagcagccctaTAGCAGCCCCATAGCCCTGCTGGGAGCCCCACAGCAACTCTGCAGCCTCATAGTAGCCCCATAGCCCTGCTGGGAGCCCCACAGCAACCCTGCAGCCCCATAGCAGCCTCATAGCAGCCCCATAGCCCTGCTTGGGAGCCCCACAGCAACCCTgcagccccatagcagccccaTAGCCCTGCTGGGAGCCCCACAGCaaccctgcagccccacagtAGCCCCATAGCCCTGCTGGGAGCCCCACAGCAACCCTATagcagccccatagcagccccaTAGCCCTGCTGGGAGCCCCACAGCAACTCTGCAGC
The Cuculus canorus isolate bCucCan1 chromosome 23, bCucCan1.pri, whole genome shotgun sequence DNA segment above includes these coding regions:
- the SIDT2 gene encoding SID1 transmembrane family member 2 isoform X3, with amino-acid sequence MLGSGVAALLAWALLALPPTLPQLPEKRKVEEKEAVFDTTYADWVDANLLHIYAFNHSVRRNWTEGVRVSVNVLSDHKDLPVLFVVRQKEAVVSFQVPLILRGLYQRKYAYQEVSRTLCQPQTKAEVETQHFYVDVSTLSLNTSYKLRVTRVENFVLRTNERFSFNATAAQPQYFKYEFPKGMDSVIVKVTSAMAFPCSVISIQDILCPVYDLDNNVAFIGMYQTMTKKAAITVQRKDFPSNSFYVVVVVKTEDEVCGGPLPYYPLSKNASPEEPMDQQNRQKMLEVMVSPAITSEAYMGSVLFCLGIFLSFYILTLLIACWESCRQQKKKGLLAAMDSPSLDTASLLGHARSIPDSFLSHSPYESYGYGSFGNGSSSSAEGVTDSVGSTESSYGYAGQRSLENVAGRPRLDSLSSVEEDDYDTLADIDYDKNVIRTKQYLCVADLARKDKRVLRKKYQIYFWNIATIAVFYALPVIQLVITYQTVVNVTGNQDICYYNFLCAHPLGNISAFNNILSNLGYVLLGLLFLLIILQREINYNRALLRNDAHALECGIPKHFGLFYAMGTALMMEGLLSACYHVCPNYTNFQFDTSFMYMIAGLCMLKLYQKRHPDINASAYSAYACLALVIFFSVVGVVFGKGNTAFWIIFSIIHILATLLLSTQLYYMGRWKLDSGILRRILHVLYTDCVRQCSGPMYVDRMVLLVMGNIINWSLAAYGLIVRPNDFASYLLAIGICNLLLYFAFYIIMKLRSGERIQLIPLLCIIGTSVVWGFALFFFFQGLSTWQKTPAESREHNRDCILLDFFDDHDIWHFLSSIAMFGSFLVLLTLDDDLDCVQRDKIYVF
- the SIDT2 gene encoding SID1 transmembrane family member 2 isoform X2, which encodes MLGSGVAALLAWALLALPPTLPQLPEKRKVEEKEAVFDTTYADWVDANLLHIYAFNHSVRRNWTEGVRVSVNVLSDHKDLPVLFVVRQKEAVVSFQVPLILRGLYQRKYAYQEVSRTLCQPQTKAEVETQHFYVDVSTLSLNTSYKLRVTRVENFVLRTNERFSFNATAAQPQYFKYEFPKGMDSVIVKVTSAMAFPCSVISIQDILCPVYDLDNNVAFIGMYQTMTKKAAITVQRKDFPSNSFYVVVVVKTEDEVCGGPLPYYPLSKNASPEEPMDQQNRQKMLEVMVSPAITSEAYMGSVLFCLGIFLSFYILTLLIACWESCRQQKKKGLLAAMDSPSLDTGHARSIPDSFLSHSPYESYGYGSFGNGSSSSAEGVTDSVGSTESSYGYAGQEQFKRRVAPAPMRPLGIAMGQRSLENVAGRPRLDSLSSVEEDDYDTLADIDYDKNVIRTKQYLCVADLARKDKRVLRKKYQIYFWNIATIAVFYALPVIQLVITYQTVVNVTGNQDICYYNFLCAHPLGNISAFNNILSNLGYVLLGLLFLLIILQREINYNRALLRNDAHALECGIPKHFGLFYAMGTALMMEGLLSACYHVCPNYTNFQFDTSFMYMIAGLCMLKLYQKRHPDINASAYSAYACLALVIFFSVVGVVFGKGNTAFWIIFSIIHILATLLLSTQLYYMGRWKLDSGILRRILHVLYTDCVRQCSGPMYVDRMVLLVMGNIINWSLAAYGLIVRPNDFASYLLAIGICNLLLYFAFYIIMKLRSGERIQLIPLLCIIGTSVVWGFALFFFFQGLSTWQKTPAESREHNRDCILLDFFDDHDIWHFLSSIAMFGSFLVLLTLDDDLDCVQRDKIYVF
- the SIDT2 gene encoding SID1 transmembrane family member 2 isoform X5, giving the protein MLGSGVAALLAWALLALPPTLPQLPEKRKVEEKEAVFDTTYADWVDANLLHIYAFNHSVRRNWTEGVRVSVNVLSDHKDLPVLFVVRQKEAVVSFQVPLILRGLYQRKYAYQEVSRTLCQPQTKAEVETQHFYVDVSTLSLNTSYKLRVTRVENFVLRTNERFSFNATAAQPQYFKYEFPKGMDSVIVKVTSAMAFPCSVISIQDILCPVYDLDNNVAFIGMYQTMTKKAAITVQRKDFPSNSFYVVVVVKTEDEVCGGPLPYYPLSKNASPEEPMDQQNRQKMLEVMVSPAITSEAYMGSVLFCLGIFLSFYILTLLIACWESCRQQKKKGLLAAMDSPSLDTASLLGHARSIPDSFLSHSPYESYGYGSFGNGSSSSAEGVTDSVGSTESSYGYAGQEQFKRRVAPAPMRPLGIAMGQRSLENVAGRPRLDSLSSVEEDDYDTLADIDYDKNVIRTKQYLCVADLARKDKRVLRKKYQIYFWNIATIAVFYALPVIQLVITYQTVVNVTGNQDICYYNFLCAHPLGNISAFNNILSNLGYVLLGLLFLLIILQREINYNRALLRNDAHALECGIPKHFGLFYAMGTALMMEGLLSACYHVCPNYTNFQFDTSFMYMIAGLCMLKLYQKRHPDINASAYSAYACLALVIFFSVVGVVFGKGNTAFWIIFSIIHILATLLLSTQLYYMGRWKLDSGILRRILHVLYTDCVRQCSGPMTEWCSWSWETSSTGRSLPTASSCAPMTSLPTCWPSASATSSSTSPSTSS
- the SIDT2 gene encoding SID1 transmembrane family member 2 isoform X1, translating into MLGSGVAALLAWALLALPPTLPQLPEKRKVEEKEAVFDTTYADWVDANLLHIYAFNHSVRRNWTEGVRVSVNVLSDHKDLPVLFVVRQKEAVVSFQVPLILRGLYQRKYAYQEVSRTLCQPQTKAEVETQHFYVDVSTLSLNTSYKLRVTRVENFVLRTNERFSFNATAAQPQYFKYEFPKGMDSVIVKVTSAMAFPCSVISIQDILCPVYDLDNNVAFIGMYQTMTKKAAITVQRKDFPSNSFYVVVVVKTEDEVCGGPLPYYPLSKNASPEEPMDQQNRQKMLEVMVSPAITSEAYMGSVLFCLGIFLSFYILTLLIACWESCRQQKKKGLLAAMDSPSLDTASLLGHARSIPDSFLSHSPYESYGYGSFGNGSSSSAEGVTDSVGSTESSYGYAGQEQFKRRVAPAPMRPLGIAMGQRSLENVAGRPRLDSLSSVEEDDYDTLADIDYDKNVIRTKQYLCVADLARKDKRVLRKKYQIYFWNIATIAVFYALPVIQLVITYQTVVNVTGNQDICYYNFLCAHPLGNISAFNNILSNLGYVLLGLLFLLIILQREINYNRALLRNDAHALECGIPKHFGLFYAMGTALMMEGLLSACYHVCPNYTNFQFDTSFMYMIAGLCMLKLYQKRHPDINASAYSAYACLALVIFFSVVGVVFGKGNTAFWIIFSIIHILATLLLSTQLYYMGRWKLDSGILRRILHVLYTDCVRQCSGPMYVDRMVLLVMGNIINWSLAAYGLIVRPNDFASYLLAIGICNLLLYFAFYIIMKLRSGERIQLIPLLCIIGTSVVWGFALFFFFQGLSTWQKTPAESREHNRDCILLDFFDDHDIWHFLSSIAMFGSFLVLLTLDDDLDCVQRDKIYVF
- the SIDT2 gene encoding SID1 transmembrane family member 2 isoform X4 — protein: MLGSGVAALLAWALLALPPTLPQLPEKRKVEEKEAVFDTTYADWVDANLLHIYAFNHSVRRNWTEGVRVSVNVLSDHKDLPVLFVVRQKEAVVSFQVPLILRGLYQRKYAYQEVSRTLCQPQTKAEVETQHFYVDVSTLSLNTSYKLRVTRVENFVLRTNERFSFNATAAQPQYFKYEFPKGMDSVIVKVTSAMAFPCSVISIQDILCPVYDLDNNVAFIGMYQTMTKKAAITVQRKDFPSNSFYVVVVVKTEDEVCGGPLPYYPLSKNASPEEPMDQQNRQKMLEVMVSPAITSEAYMGSVLFCLGIFLSFYILTLLIACWESCRQQKKKGLLAAMDSPSLDTGHARSIPDSFLSHSPYESYGYGSFGNGSSSSAEGVTDSVGSTESSYGYAGQRSLENVAGRPRLDSLSSVEEDDYDTLADIDYDKNVIRTKQYLCVADLARKDKRVLRKKYQIYFWNIATIAVFYALPVIQLVITYQTVVNVTGNQDICYYNFLCAHPLGNISAFNNILSNLGYVLLGLLFLLIILQREINYNRALLRNDAHALECGIPKHFGLFYAMGTALMMEGLLSACYHVCPNYTNFQFDTSFMYMIAGLCMLKLYQKRHPDINASAYSAYACLALVIFFSVVGVVFGKGNTAFWIIFSIIHILATLLLSTQLYYMGRWKLDSGILRRILHVLYTDCVRQCSGPMYVDRMVLLVMGNIINWSLAAYGLIVRPNDFASYLLAIGICNLLLYFAFYIIMKLRSGERIQLIPLLCIIGTSVVWGFALFFFFQGLSTWQKTPAESREHNRDCILLDFFDDHDIWHFLSSIAMFGSFLVLLTLDDDLDCVQRDKIYVF